The region GGCTGTACTTCATCTGTGACTATAATGCTTTTATATGTTTGCCTCAGTCCAGAGCATCCCTTTTGTGAATTCAGGGTACTTGAGGAACAGTAATTGGTTAGAAGTTTGTTGGGTGATAGAAGAATCAGCACAGAGGGAACTGGATGGTCTTGAGTAAATATTTTACTCCAGTAATGAAGGTGGGTAATGATAGTCCCTATTCCAAAGAGAGGCTCCAAATGAGGCTTAATTCTTTGAGTAATAGCTTAATGGAAAGAGACTGTTTTACTAATATCACATTTTCGTTTTTTCCCTAACATTTTATCATGaaataattgtatttatcatgaaaaagaaattgaaagaattGTACACAAATTGTACACCTGTTTACCTACCACCCAGATTCTgtaatattttgctttatttgcttTCTACTctgttatcttatttttttattttccaagtaaatTGCAGACATCGGTACATTTACCCCCcaatatttcaatattattattattaactttttaaaaaatttgaattacagtttagagtggaaaacagaaaaatcttaagtatactgtttgatgagttttgacacatGTACTTATCTGTGTAACCCAAACCTCTATCAAGATATACATCATActgtatatactatattatattgtACTCTCACTGTGAAAAGTTCCCTCATGTTTCTTTCCACTCATTCTGCTCCCTGTTCTTCCCTCgctgggaaaaatttttttcctactgtagATCATTTTTGCCTGATTTGGAagtcatgtaaatggaatcacatggtATGTACTCTTTGTAAGGCTTCCTTGACTCAGTGTAATGTTTTTGACTTTCATCAGTCTTGGgtatatcagtagtttgtttttttttattgtatactttttaatagtttctattgtgtgaatataccactattttgtttctctgttctcCTGTTTATAGATAccctaatttgctttttaaattataactaCAAAAGTCACTTATCAGCAAGCATTCTTACCTGACATCAGGAAATGGGCTAGAATTGATTGTAATTTTCTTAGGTAACTTTGTAGTCCAGCCTTGTTTTTTCTAGTTGCCTTGATTTGATTTTAGGTATGGTTTGTGAGATACCCTAGCCCTTTGCACACCCCAGTTGCAAAACCATCTGATCCATTATGTGTTGATCCATTATCTTAGTGCTTTTAGCCCACTGTCTACTGACTATTAAGgtgatttgctttttaaacagAAGTGTGCCTGTCCTCACTTGTGGTCCAATTTTGTAAAATCCTGCCTGTCTCCGTGAAGCCAAAGGCAACACTGAGAGCTAATATGAGAGTTTTGTTTTGGGAACTTTGTGGTCCACTGTATTCTTGTTCAGAGACCATGTTTGCCTAATGACTTGACATTTGAGCCTGTTTTGCACTTACTTggcatttttctcattaaaaaaaacctttaatatATCCAACAATCTTTGGTAAACGagacctcttttccttttcttctctggatCAGACATCCCATGTTTCTTTAACACAAAGCTCTGATAATTTTTCTACCATCAGGGTGGAtccttgtttctttaaaaaaaaaaaaaaaggattggaaCATATCCCAAAAGTTAATAGATGTCTAACTAATGCTGGGTGTAATAAGATTATCTCTTAACTTTGCACGTGTtatactgctttaaaaataacGCTACATGATTCCCTCTCCTCAATCTCTTGCTCTTCAAGTTGCTCtatattattaatgtatttaGCATGGGTGAtcctttggtctttttttttttttttttttgtggtacacgggcctctcactgttgtggcctctcccgttgcggagcacaggctccggacgcgcaggctcagcagccatggctcatgggcccagccgctccgcggcatgtgggatctttacccgtgtcccctgcatcggcaggtggattctcaaccactgcgccaccagggaagccccctttggtcatttttgaataatcttttttttttaacatctaaatTTGCTAAACCGTACTTATATTATTCTTTGTTTATCAAGTTTTTAtagaattcatttatcagttcatattttatctggatatatgtaTTGTGTATTTTCCTCTGAGAGAAAGTAAATTGGAATATTAGAGTTTAGTAAGTGGAATAACTTGAATCTGAGATCATAAGACTCTAATAAATGATTTTTGGAAGAAATATTGGTAGTTGGAACTTGTTGAACCTTTGTTCTATCCTTTTAGGGAATCTGCTGATAAACTGAGGGTTGGGAAGGGCCCTTGCAAGTGCTTATAGCTAACAGTGAGTCCTCAATGCTTAATGATACGTCAGAGAAGAACCTCACAAAACCTGTGATAATTTCAAAAACTTGTAACTTTTCTTGTGGTTCTTTACTTTCCACCTTGGTTCTTTACTTGACATTAATAACCAGAAGCAGAGCAAAATGTTCTGAATTTCATCTTTCCTTTATCTGTTTCCTGATGGAATTTCTTAGGAGCAAGGAATTGGTCTAAAGAGAATAGGTTAGAGATGTGGATAGTTTATGAAAACTTAAAGATATTCAGGGGAggaactattttccttttttttctgcccCTCATCTCTCTGATTTGACGTTTTGCCGATCTTTTTCATATGCATCCAGCCGTGTTGCTATTTTTTTTGGGTTTGGGAGTATGGCAGAGGCCTCAAGAGGAGAACATGGGAAATGGTTTGCAAGGAGGCCTAGCACAGAGTTGCTGGAGGCATGGGGGGAAGTTCTGAAACTGTTCTCCTTTTACCTAGTACCCGTCAAAGCTTGAAAGAAGGAAGTCAAAGCAGTTTCCACTTTCACAGTCCTCCTCCCTTTACTGGGCACTGTGCTAACTGGAAGTGCCATACTGTGCAGGAGAATGTGGCTGGtgggatgagaaagagaaataagttaGAGCCCAGGGTCTACTCATTGTTAAAAATAGGTATCTATTTGGGGGCTGGTACCATCTTTCATTCTGTGAAAGCATAGCTAAGAATGGCATTTGCCATCATCTTAGTGCACCAGAAAGGCATTTAAAAgttgttagggcttccctggtggcgcagtggttgcgcgtccgcctgccgatgcaggggaaccgggttcgcgtcccggtctgggaggatcccacgtgccgcggagcggctgggcccgtgagccatggccgctgagcctgcgcgNNNNNNNNNNaaaaaaaaaaaaaaaaaaaagttgttaggACTAcaatggtttggttttttttcaaaggaagtatcttttaaaaaatttagaagtatTACATGCTTATTTTAAGCAATTCAGAGTTGTATATAGCATAAAATGAAAGTTGTTTCTTacccacttcctttttttttaatttttctcattaaacttttttaatgGGTCTCAAATTCTGTGACAGACTTTTGGTCAAGttgtttccattaaaaagtactgattttaaaaactaataaaactgccacacacaaaacaaatggtccacaaaacattctcctttccttctgaagGTTTTATGATGCATTGTTATCATTAaccagtcttttgctattaaaCTTAAATGGCCAATTGAGACAAACAATTCTGAGACCGGTCTTCCACCACTGATTAAGACTGGGCTGGCAGGTATTGGGGATAATATTCATTTAGCCTTCTGAACTTTCTGGGCAGACTTGGTGACCTTGCCAGCTCCGGCTGCCTTCTTGTCCACTGCTTTGATGACACCCACAGCAACCGTCTGTCTCATGTCACGAACAGCAAAATGGCCCAGAGGAGGATAGTCAGAGAAGCTCTCAACACACATGGGTTTGCCAGGAACCATATCAATGATGGCAGCATCACCAGATTTCAAGAATTTGGGACCATCTTCCAGCTTTTTCCCAGAACGACGATCAGTCTTCTCCTTCAGCTCAGCAAACTTGCAAGCAGTGTGAGCTGTGTGATAATCCAGCACAGGTGCATATCCGCCACTGATTTGGCCTGGGTGGTTCAAGATAATCATCTGAGCTGTGAAGCCAGCTGCTTCCGTCGGTGGGTCATTTTTGCTGTCACCAGCTGCATTGCCACGATGAACATCTTTGACAGACACGTTGTTGACATTGAAGCCCACATTGTCCCCAAGAAGGGCTTCACTCAAAGATTCATGGTGCATTTCAACAGACTTCACTTCAGTTGTCACGTTGACTGGAGCAAAGGTGAGCACCATGCCAGGTTTGAGAATACCAGTCTCCACTCGACCCACAGGGACAGTGCCAATACCACCAATTTTGTAGACGTCCTGGAGGGGCAAACGCAGGGGCTTGTCAGTTGGGCAAATTGGTGGCAGGATGCAATCCGGAGTTTCAAGCATTGTGGTTCCACTGGCATTGCCATCTTTACGGGTGACTTTCCATCCCTTGAACCACAGCATGTTAGCACTTGGCTCCAGCATGTTGTCACCATTCCAGCCAGAAATTGGCACAAAAGCTACTGTGTCGGGGTTGTAGCCAATTTTCTTAATATAGGTGCTGACTTCCTTAACAGTTTCCTCATATCTCTTCTGGCTGTAGGGTGGCTCAGTGGAATCCATTTTGTTAACAATTAGTTTCACATCCAGAGTGTAGACCAGAAGGGCATGCTCACGGGTCTGCCCATTGTTGGAAATACCTGCTTCAGATTCACCAACACCAGCAGCAACAATCAGGACAGCACAGTCAGCCTGGGATGTTCCTGTAATCATGTTTTTGATGAAGTCTCTGTGTCCTGGGGCATCAATGATGTTCACATAGTACTTGCTGGTCTCGAATTTCCATAGGGAGATATCAGTGGTGATACCACACTCGCGTTCAGCTTTCAGTTGTCCAAGACCCAGGCATACTTGAAGGAGCCCTTTCCCATCTCGGCAGCCTCCTTCTCGAACTTTTCAGTGGTTCTCTTGTTGATCCCACCCCATTTGTAGATCAGATGGCCAGTAGTGGTAGACTTCCCTGAATCTACACGTCCAATGACAACGATGTTGATGTGGGtcttctcctttcccatttttgcTTAGGTTTAGCAGTGGTTTTCACGACACCTGTGTCCTGGCGGCAAACCTTTTGTGAAAAAGGCCCCACTTCCTTTTTAAATACTACTTTCCAGAGATGACTACTTCCTGGTATCTAACCTTCCAGACCAGAGGGTTTTCTTTGGTGTAAAGAATCAATGCATCACTTGGGTATACTCAAGGAGTTTGATTTTTATAACCTTTCAGAGGAACTTGACTGATGTTAGGTCATTTTGCATTGCTTAGGAGGAATTAGGACACTTTGGTTGTCTTTTTTATGCTCTGAGAGTTGACAGCATATTCTGTTAGAAACCTATCCAATACGTTGTAACTTctgagtttttatttccttttataagtGAAACAGTATTTTGGTTGTGGTGTGGTGAAAGCCATGAAAGCTGGAGCTGCGACATGGTTACTGTTCCAGTTATCTGGCGCTTCTTAGCAAACTACTCTAAAATTTAGGGCCTTAAAAAAGCAATTGATTATTATTTCTCAATCTTCTACTGGTGGCATGGCTGATGCAGTGGCAATCTTGAGAGGGAGAGGTAATAATTACAGAACACCCTTCTTATTACTCATTAGTCTTCTGGGTTAAAATTTACCATGCTTAGGCACAGTTCCAaggtaaattaattttgtttttggtggtaAAGGGgtagaaaacatgaataaaatttgtttacgggaaaggtttttaatgatgtaagtaagaaaataaactagAGGAAGAACATAAGATTTCCTAGTCCCCACTCCCCTCGAGGAAACATATGTAACTTATTCTTTTAAGAATTGCTGTATTGCTTTTCCTTACCGAGAACGGTGATAACTTgcagaatttaagaaaatggtttttGAAGCAGGTTGATATATTGCACGTGTCATCAAGGGAGACAGGTATGCCAGTCCCCACTTCCTCAGAGACTTGCTAGGCCAGACATCCCTTTCCTGTAACTCAGTCCCCTCTAAATATATCCTCTTAGACATTGTAAAGTGCTTTGGGAAATGATGATGAAGTGGGTTGAAGCTAGCATGGTTCATAATTTTTCCAACTCTTTGGCTTAAAATGAGCCCCCTTGCTTACCTTCAAGATGCTTACTTTTTAGAGACTTAATGggaaggtttttcttttcctggttggattttaaaaatgatattctcCTCTTGTAATTTGTTTTAGAACTTGAACTGCCCTGCATTCTGGGGTGTGTGGAGTGTTCTCTTACCCCTCTGTATCTGTGCTTTTGCAGTTCCCTCTGTTACAGTATCTCTCCCATCACATACCCAGGCCCTTATTAACTACTTGTGAAACTTTTTCTCATTCTGCAGTATTCATGTTGGTTTTCATTGTTCCTCTTACAGCACTGACTTATCATGTATACGTGTTTGCGTTCATTATAAACTGTTTGAGTGCTGAGACCATCTCAGTTATCTTTATTGCTTATTGCTTATGCTTTGCTTAAATTTAATGTGTTGAATGAAATGTATTACTAGGTGCACAATATTCCACTAAACCTGAGGcttagcagaaactaacactggAGTGTTACAAAAAAGTAGAAGATGATAATATGAAGAAAGTTACTGAGCACCTAATAATGGCAACTGATATTTCTGTAGCACTATACAAACTGTTCTGCCTAAGTTTAATTGTATACTTTTGACTTCTCTTGGAGGGTTGCGATATTTCCTCTCCTTAACAGATGAGTAAAGAGAGTATGGAACTTGCTCAAGCTCACTCATCTAGGAAGAGGTGGAGCTAGAACTCAAATCTAGTTACTTAATTGTCTGAGACAATCCTGTAATGTATGCTTGTGATTTTTATTCAGGTAGGTTCTGCATTAAGAAGAAACAGGATCTGAAGATACAAAATGGATTGAAAGATGATAATTGAATTCTGGGCCTTACTAAAAgaatttctttattgtttctagcAATATATTAACCAGAGATTTAATTTGCAacagtttgatttcttttatccatCGGCAATATACTGGATGTAAAAGTTCCTGTTTATATTTTGAGACTTTAAGAAGAGTAACTTTTTTGCgttacgctggcctctcactgttgtggcctctcccgttgtggagcacaggctccagatgcacaggctcagcggctatggctcacgggcccagccgttccgcggcatgtgggatcttcccggaccggggcacgaacctgtgtcccctgcatcggcaggaggactctcaaccactgcgccaccagggaagcccaagaagagtAACTTTTAACTTGTTTAAAGTTATTTGCCCAAGTTAACAAGTGCTAACAAAATCTCATCAGTTAGCTTCATACTAGACAGAGTATTATTCTATTAGACAATCAGAGCACTGCAGACACGCAAAAAATGATTTGAGTGACTATTTCTCAATTCTCTGTAGTATGTTGTGTAATTAGTATCATTCTGCATGCATAAGAGAGAAGTTAATCTATTAATACAAGGGATGGCTTAGGGGGTAGGTCGAGAAACTGCTCCTCAGAGCTAAATCTAGCCAAAGAATGAAGAAATTTTTTATAAgaatcattttatgttttaaaatcattgcagggcttccctggtggcgcagtggttgcgcgtccgcctgccgatgcaggggaacccggttcgcgccccggtctgggaggatcccacatgccgcggagcggctgggcccgtgagccatggccactgagcctgcgcgtccggagcctgtgctccacaacgggagaggccacaacagagggaggcctgcataccacaaaaaaaaaaaaaNNNNNNNNNNNNNNNNNNNNNNNNNNNNNNNNNNNNNNNNNNNNNNNNNNNNNNNNNNNNNNNNNNNNNNNNNNNNNNNNNNNNNNNNNNNNNNNNNNNNNNNNNNNNNNNNNNNNNNNNNNNNNNNNNNNNNNNNNNNNNNNNNNNNNNNNNNNNNNNNNNNNNNNNNNNNNNNNNNNNNNNNNNNNNNNNNNNNNataccacaaaaaaaaaaaaaaaaataaaaaaaaaaaaataaaatcattgcaGAAGAGAATAATTCTGTgaatattatatgaaattcaaatttcagtgtccataaagtttcattggaacagttacctcattcatttacttaactGTTGGCAGCTGCTTTCAAGCTCCAATGGCAGAATTGAATAGTGATAGAGACCGTGTGGtctgaaaagcctaaaatatttacagaaaaggtttgccaaCCTGTGCCTTAGGGCATTAGTGCTTAATTTTGTCCTGTAGAACCTCAGTTGAGAAAGGCTAAGTTTACCAGTGAAGACACCTGTTCAATTGCTGCAGTATTTAAGAGTATTTGTATTTAAGAGGAGCGCTATATGTATCACAGCTGTTTTGAGAATTTGATCCTTTATTTGCTCTGGAACGATGTTCTTTTGTCACTTGGCTTTGACAGTTGCAGCCTGGATTGGGCAcccaagttttattttgttctaacgTCCTGAGTTTGACTAATTCATTGTATCTGATGCTTtgaaaagcactttttaaaaatgacttacaTTGAGATTTGCTTTTGAGAAGCGACTAATTGGCAGTTCCAAACTGGACAGATTGAGGCCAGGTAAAGCCTGTAGGTGCCTGTCAGGCAGCAGTGAAGTTAAAAATCACCTGCTGTCAACACTAGGGAATTTtactatcattttcatttttgaaaaaatgaaagatcATTAGATTCCTGGAGTTGCAGCACTTAATGGGGAAACTGGGTAGTTTGCCTCTGTGGAATGTTCCTTTTGTTTCTGTAGCCTAATCATGAATTACTCTCTGCTAACCTCTTTCTGGCTTtggttaaaaatcatttttctggtAAGTTTGTTAATTAGGAAATGTAGAAATAGAACTGCTTGAGTTGTCATAACTTAAACTAACCATGGAACTTTTAAACGGAAGAGGGAGCTAATGAAAACTTGTTTGAAAAAACAGGGGATGGATGTTTTTGCTGCCTTAGTGCTGGTAGTTTTGTGTTACATGAAGCTGAAGACAATTATAGATGGGGATAAGGACTGTTGAGGAGAAAGCTGTCGACTTCTTCCTTTCAACTTCTGTTTTGTACGGAACGTTTTTAACTTTGATCTAGTTTTGACAAGTGAGGTTCTTCAACATCCTGTTTTCCTGTAGAAGtagattttaaacaaaaaatcaacTCCAAGGTTTGACAGAAGTCCTAAAGCGTATCAGCGATTAGTGTTTTATTATTtgggtaattaaaataaattgcctTGCAGGTTGAAGGAATTAGCTCAGATTCTACATTCCTACCGCCCTTTAGCAGTAGCAGCAGATGGCCAGAAAGTTGGAGTGAAGATGGTGGGAAAGGTGGGGAGTATAGGTCCATCACATCCTAGAGCCAGAGCTGTCCTTTAGAGTTGCTTTgtgctagttctatttttttttttttttggtctgcctTCCCCTACCCCTTCTTTGGGGAAGCGGGGTGGTCAGTAATTTATAAACACTTATCTTCCCCAAATGATTTGCCTCATTTAATAATTGATGCTTGTGCCATcagtattttgattttgtttaaaacTTCATCATATTTAAGATGAAATAGAGTTGTGGTAATAGCAGGAAAATGTTCTGAAGGATAGCCAGTGGACTTATAACTTGATATAAGTGCCTGTGGGAGGGAGTATGATGTTCCCaaggagtgagtgagtgagacTTTCTGGGTCCTGctaccctcccccctcctctcccataGTCTCATCTAGATGTGGTCTCTTTCTCTGCCAAatcccttcctctctgctcccttctgCTCTTCCGTGCTGCTGCCACTACTGCCTGCTGTGGGTGAAGTGGCTGTGTTGTGTCTAATTAGCAAGTTGAGCAATGGATCATGAGAGAGAACATTGCATTCACCCTGGGCACAGCCTTGGCAGGTTTACTACTTCAGTAGGGGCTTGCTTTTAGCCCTTGAGTATCTTATCGAAAACGGAAGATAGATAAGAATAAAACATAGGTGATTGAAACATAACCAGTGTTAGTCGTACATAAGTATTAACAGAAGCAAGATGGTTTTCTTTCAGTCGAAGCTCCTTGGAGCCAGTCAGGAGAGGCTTTTTGGAAGAGGTGAGCTTTTCTGAGGAAGGATAGACTGAGATtaataaagagattaaaaaaaacaaaacaaaactgggatTAGGAGTGGGAGTGGGGGTCAGTCAATTAACACATACTCTACTGTTCATTTTCTGCCTGACATGGTTctaagcactggggatacaagtccctgccctcatgtagCCTGCATGAGGGTGATGCATCTTATGGGTGATAGAGTTACTTAATGCTGTAGAGGGCATAAGTGGGGGTTTGGTGGGAAATAGGTGGAATAACCCCCCGCTTAAAAAAAGACCATGGTTAGtaatttaaatatgatttatgAGACAATTGGAAGGTGGTCTCATTAGGAGGCCTCTGAGggactataatatatatatattttaacatctctattagagtacaattgctttacaatggtgtgttagtttctgctttataacaaagtgaatcagttatacatatacatatgtccccatatctcttccctcttgcatctccctccctcccaccctccctctcccacccctctaggtggtcacaaagcaccgagctgatctccctgtgctatgtaggtctgcatctttattcctgtcttgccgctaggttcttctgaccatttttttttctttttttagattccatatatatgttagcatacggtatttgtttttctctttatgacttacttcactctgtatgacagactccaggtccatccacctcactacaaataactcagtttcgttcctttttatggctgagtaaaattccattgtatatatgtgccacatcttctttatccattcatctgttgatggacatataaTGTTATTAATACAgtatttgagaaagaagaatccTTCTGTGACATACAGAGAATTGGAGTTCAGGGGTTTGACAGTAGAGGCAGCCCCCTGCCCCTGGGCCCCCAAAAGtttcatttggttttgttttattcttttgcctttttgGGAGTAAATTTCTGCTGTCAATAGTTAGAGTATCAACAGGGATAGGGAAGAGG is a window of Physeter macrocephalus isolate SW-GA chromosome 18, ASM283717v5, whole genome shotgun sequence DNA encoding:
- the LOC114484313 gene encoding LOW QUALITY PROTEIN: elongation factor 1-alpha 1-like (The sequence of the model RefSeq protein was modified relative to this genomic sequence to represent the inferred CDS: inserted 1 base in 1 codon), coding for MGKEKTHINIVVIGRVDSGKSTTTGHLIYKWGGINKRTTEKFEKEAAEMGKGSFKYAWVLDXLKAERECGITTDISLWKFETSKYYVNIIDAPGHRDFIKNMITGTSQADCAVLIVAAGVGESEAGISNNGQTREHALLVYTLDVKLIVNKMDSTEPPYSQKRYEETVKEVSTYIKKIGYNPDTVAFVPISGWNGDNMLEPSANMLWFKGWKVTRKDGNASGTTMLETPDCILPPICPTDKPLRLPLQDVYKIGGIGTVPVGRVETGILKPGMVLTFAPVNVTTEVKSVEMHHESLSEALLGDNVGFNVNNVSVKDVHRGNAAGDSKNDPPTEAAGFTAQMIILNHPGQISGGYAPVLDYHTAHTACKFAELKEKTDRRSGKKLEDGPKFLKSGDAAIIDMVPGKPMCVESFSDYPPLGHFAVRDMRQTVAVGVIKAVDKKAAGAGKVTKSAQKVQKAK